NNNNNNNNNNNNNNNNNNNNNNNNNNNNNNNNNNNNNNNNNNNNNNNNNNTTCACCGTCTCCTTCCAGACACAAAGTGAGAGTGACATGCATGTCGATCTTATTTTGCAACAGCCACTGGACAgagaggagcaggcagagaTGGATTTCACTCTCATTGCCGTAGATGGGGGCTCTCCTCCCAGGAGCGGATCCACCCAAATCCACATCACAGTTCTGGATGCAAATGACAATGCTCCCATCTTCACACAGAAAGTGTACATTGGGCAGGTTTTGGAAGATGCTCAGGAGGGCTCCCTAGTTCTCAGAGTGGTGGCTAATGATGCTGATGCTGGAACAAATGGTGACATTACATATGATTTAAACCAAGCAGGTGATGACAAATACATGGATTTTACAGTTGACCCCAAGAGTGGTGAAATTCGAGTCATGAAAACTCTTGATTTTGAGACAACACAGAAATATGAGTTCAGTGTGAGAGCGGTGGATGGTGGGGGCCTTTCAGCCATATGCAAAGTAGTGGTGGAAGTAGCGGATGTGAATGACAATGCACCGGAGATCGTGGTCAGTTCCTtcagcagccccatccctgagAGCACAGAGCCTGGCACAGTGGTTGCACTGTTTGCTGTCAGGGACCAGGATTCCAGTGTCAATGGGAAGACAAGCTGTGCCCTTGAAAACCAGCTCTCCTTCTCCCTCAGGCCAGCCTTTAAGAATTACTATGAGCTGGTGACCGTGAGCACACTGGACAGGGAGGAGAGAGCCCAGCACATCGTGGTTGTCACGGCAGCAGATGCAGGGTCTCCTCCTCTCACCACCACGCACACCTTCACCGTGGA
The DNA window shown above is from Numida meleagris isolate 19003 breed g44 Domestic line unplaced genomic scaffold, NumMel1.0 unplaced_Scaffold465, whole genome shotgun sequence and carries:
- the LOC110391711 gene encoding protocadherin beta-15-like, yielding MHVDLILQQPLDREEQAEMDFTLIAVDGGSPPRSGSTQIHITVLDANDNAPIFTQKVYIGQVLEDAQEGSLVLRVVANDADAGTNGDITYDLNQAGDDKYMDFTVDPKSGEIRVMKTLDFETTQKYEFSVRAVDGGGLSAICKVVVEVADVNDNAPEIVVSSFSSPIPESTEPGTVVALFAVRDQDSSVNGKTSCALENQLSFSLRPAFKNYYELVTVSTLDREERAQHIVVVTAADAGSPPLTTTHTFTVDISDVNDNAPVFNQ